From Proteiniborus sp. MB09-C3, the proteins below share one genomic window:
- a CDS encoding aspartate carbamoyltransferase regulatory subunit — MVTINSIKRGIVIDHIEAGQGVRIFNYLGLDKANFTVALIKNASSKKRGKKDIIKIENVIDFDLTVLGLIDSNITVNIIEDEVIIEKIKPRLPRNVEEIIKCKNPRCVTSIERNITHRFALVDEKQGLYRCEYCDEIYHFQEV, encoded by the coding sequence ATGGTTACTATAAATAGCATTAAAAGAGGAATAGTAATTGATCACATAGAAGCAGGACAAGGAGTGAGGATATTCAACTATTTAGGCTTAGATAAGGCAAATTTTACTGTAGCGCTAATAAAAAATGCTTCAAGTAAAAAACGTGGTAAAAAAGATATTATCAAAATTGAAAATGTAATAGATTTCGATTTAACAGTACTTGGACTCATTGATTCAAATATAACAGTAAATATAATCGAGGATGAAGTCATCATTGAAAAGATAAAGCCTAGGCTTCCTAGAAATGTAGAAGAAATAATCAAATGTAAAAATCCTAGATGCGTTACTTCTATAGAAAGAAATATAACTCATAGGTTTGCTTTAGTAGATGAGAAGCAAGGTCTATATAGATGTGAATACTGTGATGAAATATATCACTTTCAGGAGGTGTAA
- a CDS encoding solute carrier family 23 protein has product MNKQSKQGREVNYPITDISTLGPGRGIALGLQHVFTLFASTVLVPILTGLDVGVALITSGLGTLLFHFITQGKVPAYLGSSFSFIAPIIMAGELYGLEYARGGIIVAGMIYLIFAGLIAVYGAEKIVRFFPPIVTGPVIIVISMTLAPNAINMASQDCCYP; this is encoded by the coding sequence ATGAATAAACAGAGTAAACAAGGTAGAGAAGTTAATTATCCTATTACGGATATAAGTACTTTAGGACCAGGGAGAGGAATTGCACTTGGATTACAGCATGTATTCACACTATTTGCTTCAACAGTATTAGTTCCAATATTAACTGGGCTTGATGTGGGCGTTGCTCTAATTACATCAGGATTAGGGACTTTACTTTTTCACTTTATTACTCAAGGAAAAGTACCTGCATATCTAGGCTCATCATTTTCATTTATTGCTCCAATTATAATGGCAGGAGAACTATATGGTCTTGAGTATGCACGAGGCGGTATAATTGTGGCAGGAATGATTTATTTAATTTTCGCAGGGTTAATAGCAGTTTATGGCGCTGAAAAAATAGTTAGATTTTTTCCACCTATAGTGACTGGACCAGTAATAATTGTAATAAGTATGACTCTTGCACCTAATGCCATTAACATGGCTTCTCAGGATTGCTGTTATCCATGA
- the trpS gene encoding tryptophan--tRNA ligase, with translation MSEKKVIFSGVKPTGEPTLGNYLGALKNWVELQDEYECYYCIVDLHAITVPQEPKDLRRRSLEILAQYIASGIEPEKNTLFFQSHVSAHAELAWVLDCISYMGQLGRMTQYKEKSQKGEENLNAGLFTYPVLMAADILLYQADLVPVGEDQKQHLELARDLAIRFNNKYSETFKVPDLYMSKFGNRIMGLQDPLSKMSKSGDDENDYILLIEDNDSTVRKIKRAVTDSIGVVKYSDEQLGIKNLITIYSKFSGESVEEIENKYEGQGYGKFKSDLAEVVVEGLKPVREKFADLMKNKDYLEKIYTDGAKQAEYVANKTLRKVYKKVGFIPR, from the coding sequence ATGAGTGAGAAGAAAGTCATTTTTAGTGGAGTGAAGCCTACAGGAGAGCCTACCTTAGGTAATTATTTAGGAGCATTAAAAAACTGGGTAGAGCTTCAAGATGAATATGAATGCTATTATTGTATAGTAGACCTACATGCAATAACTGTACCTCAGGAACCTAAGGATTTAAGAAGACGTTCTTTAGAGATTTTGGCTCAATATATAGCGTCGGGAATAGAGCCTGAAAAAAACACCCTATTTTTCCAATCACATGTAAGTGCACATGCTGAACTAGCTTGGGTGTTAGATTGCATATCATATATGGGACAATTAGGAAGAATGACTCAGTATAAAGAAAAATCGCAAAAAGGTGAGGAAAATCTGAATGCAGGATTATTCACATACCCAGTATTAATGGCAGCTGATATTCTATTGTATCAGGCTGACCTTGTACCTGTAGGAGAGGATCAAAAGCAGCATCTAGAGCTTGCAAGGGATTTAGCCATAAGATTTAATAATAAATATAGCGAAACCTTTAAAGTGCCTGATTTATATATGTCGAAGTTTGGAAACAGAATAATGGGACTGCAAGATCCCCTAAGTAAAATGTCAAAATCAGGCGACGATGAAAATGATTATATTCTCCTTATAGAGGATAATGATTCTACAGTTAGAAAAATAAAGAGAGCTGTTACAGATTCAATAGGAGTAGTAAAATATTCAGATGAACAGCTGGGCATAAAAAACCTTATTACTATTTATTCTAAATTCTCAGGAGAAAGTGTTGAAGAAATAGAAAATAAATATGAAGGTCAAGGATATGGAAAATTTAAGTCAGATTTAGCTGAAGTTGTAGTAGAGGGACTAAAGCCAGTTAGAGAAAAATTTGCCGATCTAATGAAAAATAAAGATTATTTAGAAAAAATATATACAGATGGAGCAAAACAAGCAGAATATGTGGCTAATAAAACCTTAAGAAAGGTATACAAGAAGGTTGGATTTATACCAAGATAG
- a CDS encoding dihydroorotase, translating to MDLLIKGARVIDCDKDCISDVYIENGIIQEIGPNIQKNCPIIKAEGFILLPSFIDMHSHFREPGFEYKEDLLTGSLAALKGGYTAVNLMANTRPVCSSLSVADYVLNRAKEIGLIDVHQSISITNGFDGKSIAHLDSLDIRVKVISDDGNGVENNKVMLEAMLKAAEKDLIVMSHAEDREISKYDTRLSENISTARDIELAEKADVRLHMAHVSTKEALQYIIEGKKKGIRVTCEVTPHHIALDDKTEYTVNPPLRTEEDVEFLIKGIKDGWVDVIATDHAPHSALDKEKKAPGISGLETAFSVCLTKLVKEGHISLNRLSELMSKNPAELMGLNKGQVKEGYDGDLVLVDIEKMYEIDSSGFLSKGKNTPFNKAKVWGIIETTIKAGEVMYSREEINYDN from the coding sequence ATGGACTTGCTCATAAAGGGAGCCAGAGTAATTGATTGTGACAAGGACTGTATATCAGATGTGTATATTGAAAATGGAATTATTCAAGAAATAGGCCCAAATATTCAAAAAAATTGTCCTATCATTAAGGCAGAAGGATTTATCCTTCTACCTTCTTTTATAGATATGCATAGTCATTTTCGGGAGCCAGGCTTTGAATACAAGGAGGATTTATTAACTGGAAGTCTTGCAGCATTAAAAGGGGGCTATACAGCAGTGAATCTCATGGCAAATACTAGGCCTGTGTGCAGCAGTCTGTCAGTAGCGGATTATGTTTTAAATAGGGCTAAAGAAATTGGTCTAATAGATGTACATCAATCTATATCCATAACTAATGGCTTTGATGGCAAGAGCATAGCTCATCTTGACAGCTTAGACATTAGAGTAAAAGTTATATCAGATGATGGAAATGGAGTAGAAAACAATAAGGTAATGCTGGAGGCTATGCTAAAAGCAGCGGAGAAAGACCTTATTGTAATGTCCCATGCAGAGGATAGAGAAATAAGCAAATATGATACCAGACTGTCAGAAAACATATCGACAGCTAGAGATATAGAGTTAGCAGAGAAGGCTGATGTTAGACTTCACATGGCTCATGTAAGTACAAAGGAGGCATTACAATATATAATTGAGGGAAAGAAAAAGGGAATTAGAGTAACCTGTGAAGTAACTCCCCACCATATCGCATTAGATGACAAAACTGAATACACAGTAAATCCTCCACTTAGAACTGAGGAGGATGTGGAATTTCTCATAAAAGGCATAAAGGATGGCTGGGTAGACGTAATAGCTACAGATCATGCTCCTCATAGTGCCTTAGATAAAGAGAAAAAAGCTCCTGGTATATCTGGGTTAGAAACGGCATTTTCTGTGTGTTTAACAAAACTGGTTAAAGAAGGACACATTTCCTTAAATAGATTATCAGAGCTTATGTCAAAAAATCCTGCTGAATTAATGGGATTAAACAAAGGACAAGTTAAGGAAGGCTATGATGGAGATTTAGTTCTAGTCGATATAGAAAAGATGTATGAAATAGATTCATCAGGCTTCTTATCAAAGGGTAAAAATACCCCCTTTAATAAGGCAAAGGTTTGGGGAATCATAGAGACAACTATAAAAGCTGGTGAAGTTATGTATTCTAGGGAGGAGATTAATTATGATAATTGA
- a CDS encoding dihydroorotate dehydrogenase electron transfer subunit produces MQSKHMKARIFENNEILEGIFKLTIKGGFEGKPGQFYMLRSWNKEPFLSRPISIHNLDKEKIEFLYEVRGEGTKLFSQLKRDEQIELLGPLGNGFDIEKIKGKVAIVTGGIGIAPMYYVAKQLEDCKVDFYAGFREQVYLIDEIKGAVNEIYVATDTGEIGHKGFITEIFDPKQYNIILSCGPSIMMDKVIKSCILNKKKIYISQENHMACGIGACLGCTCKTNSGMKTVCKDGPVFSGEDVIIHA; encoded by the coding sequence ATGCAGTCAAAGCATATGAAGGCTAGAATATTTGAGAACAATGAAATCTTAGAAGGAATCTTTAAATTAACAATAAAAGGTGGATTTGAAGGTAAACCAGGCCAATTTTATATGCTAAGGTCATGGAACAAGGAACCATTTTTATCAAGACCTATTAGCATTCATAATCTGGATAAAGAAAAAATAGAGTTTCTATATGAAGTGAGAGGAGAAGGAACTAAGCTATTTAGCCAGCTAAAAAGAGATGAGCAAATTGAGCTTTTAGGTCCTTTAGGTAATGGATTTGACATAGAAAAAATTAAAGGGAAAGTGGCAATAGTAACAGGAGGAATCGGTATAGCGCCAATGTATTATGTGGCAAAACAGCTAGAAGACTGCAAAGTTGATTTTTATGCAGGATTTAGAGAGCAAGTATATTTAATAGATGAAATAAAAGGTGCTGTAAATGAAATATATGTTGCAACAGATACAGGCGAAATTGGTCATAAAGGCTTTATAACAGAAATCTTTGATCCTAAACAATACAATATCATACTGAGCTGTGGCCCAAGTATAATGATGGATAAGGTAATAAAGTCTTGTATTCTAAACAAAAAAAAGATATACATTTCCCAGGAAAACCATATGGCATGTGGAATAGGAGCATGCTTAGGATGTACCTGCAAGACAAATAGTGGAATGAAGACAGTATGTAAGGATGGGCCTGTATTTAGTGGTGAGGATGTGATAATTCATGCTTAA
- a CDS encoding methionine ABC transporter permease gives MDNLISLLLPSLWETIVMVALSTVFSLALGFPLGILLVITEKDGIWEKPALNSILSAIVNIFRSFPFIILMIFVMPLTKLIIGKSIGTLATVVPLSIAAAPFVARIIEGALKEVDKGIIEAVSSMGASTFEIITKVLIPEAMPSLVLGITLTIINLIGYSAMAGAIGGGGLGDLAIRYGYHRFQTDVMIASVVLIIILVQAIQFIGNTIALIIDKRK, from the coding sequence ATGGATAATCTAATTTCTCTTTTACTTCCTTCCTTATGGGAAACTATTGTAATGGTAGCTTTATCTACAGTGTTTTCACTGGCACTAGGATTTCCTCTAGGCATACTATTAGTTATAACAGAAAAAGATGGAATATGGGAAAAGCCAGCATTAAATTCTATACTAAGTGCTATAGTAAATATATTTCGATCATTTCCATTTATTATATTGATGATATTTGTCATGCCATTAACTAAACTAATAATTGGTAAATCCATAGGAACGCTTGCAACTGTAGTGCCTTTATCCATTGCAGCGGCACCTTTTGTAGCTAGAATTATTGAAGGAGCATTAAAAGAAGTAGACAAAGGAATAATAGAAGCCGTTTCCTCAATGGGTGCTTCTACTTTTGAAATAATAACTAAGGTATTAATTCCAGAAGCTATGCCTTCATTAGTACTTGGGATTACATTAACCATAATAAACCTAATAGGATATTCCGCTATGGCTGGAGCAATAGGAGGAGGTGGACTAGGGGACTTAGCTATACGTTATGGTTATCATAGATTTCAAACTGATGTAATGATCGCTTCTGTAGTTCTTATAATAATATTAGTTCAAGCGATACAATTTATAGGTAACACAATAGCACTAATAATTGATAAAAGAAAATAA
- a CDS encoding spore coat protein: protein MQERDIVNDVLAMTKSSIQSYGMAITGCSNQQLRSALQKLRDEAEQFQYQLSQIAEQKGYTSSPPTANQQDISQIKNQLNQP, encoded by the coding sequence TTGCAAGAAAGAGATATTGTAAATGATGTTTTAGCAATGACTAAGTCAAGTATACAGTCCTATGGAATGGCAATAACTGGCTGTTCAAACCAGCAATTAAGAAGCGCCCTACAAAAATTAAGAGACGAAGCAGAGCAGTTCCAGTACCAGCTATCACAAATTGCAGAGCAAAAAGGATATACTTCATCGCCACCAACAGCTAATCAACAAGACATTAGCCAAATTAAAAATCAATTGAATCAACCATAA
- a CDS encoding dihydroorotate dehydrogenase — protein sequence MLKVNICGAEFKNPVIAASGTFGFGKEYSNFFDVSKLGGICTKGLTLNEKLGNEGIRLYETTGGLMNSIGLQNPGIDNFIANELPFMNELDTVIIANLGGGSIEEYLEGIDKLNDTNVDFIELNISCPNVKEGGMAFGIKSKVAREIVSKVKKVSKKPIIVKLSPNAEDIVDMAVKCCEAGADILSLVNTFKAMAIDIYKKKPVFNNIFAGLSGPAIKPVALRMVYEVSAAVDVPVIGIGGIMNWKDAIEFIMAGADAIQVGSANFIRPDISLDIIKGIEDFLNREGIKSIMEIKGIARRS from the coding sequence ATGCTTAAGGTAAATATATGTGGTGCTGAGTTTAAAAACCCTGTAATAGCAGCTTCTGGTACATTCGGATTTGGGAAGGAGTACTCGAATTTCTTCGATGTCTCTAAATTAGGAGGAATATGTACTAAGGGACTTACTTTAAATGAAAAGCTAGGTAATGAAGGAATTAGGCTCTATGAAACAACAGGAGGATTAATGAATAGCATAGGACTCCAGAATCCAGGAATAGATAATTTTATAGCCAATGAATTGCCCTTTATGAATGAGCTTGATACTGTTATTATTGCAAATCTTGGCGGAGGAAGCATTGAGGAGTATTTAGAAGGAATAGATAAGCTCAATGACACTAATGTAGATTTTATAGAGCTTAACATATCATGTCCAAATGTAAAGGAAGGGGGCATGGCTTTCGGGATAAAATCAAAGGTTGCACGGGAAATAGTATCAAAGGTGAAAAAGGTTTCTAAAAAACCAATTATTGTAAAACTTTCTCCTAATGCTGAGGATATAGTAGATATGGCAGTAAAATGCTGTGAAGCAGGGGCAGATATATTATCCTTAGTAAATACTTTTAAAGCAATGGCTATAGACATATATAAGAAAAAGCCGGTATTTAATAATATCTTTGCTGGACTATCTGGCCCAGCAATTAAGCCAGTAGCTTTGAGGATGGTTTATGAAGTATCTGCAGCAGTAGATGTACCGGTAATTGGAATAGGCGGAATTATGAATTGGAAGGATGCCATAGAGTTTATAATGGCAGGAGCAGATGCAATACAAGTGGGAAGTGCTAATTTTATAAGACCAGATATATCACTAGACATAATCAAAGGAATAGAAGATTTTCTAAATAGAGAAGGAATTAAATCCATTATGGAAATCAAAGGAATAGCGAGGAGGAGCTAG
- the pyrF gene encoding orotidine-5'-phosphate decarboxylase, translated as MIIDKLYESVSEKGVVCVGLDTSIEYIPENIIKKYMKISDSIFEFNRRIIDATYDISACFKIQIAYYEALGIDGLIAYKKTIQYIKSKGCLVIADIKKGDISKTAEMYAKAHLEGDFESDFITLSPYMGMDSIKPYLNYVREKEKGLFILIRTSNEGAHDIQYIKDYNNNPVYKTVGEKIKNLGSEYLGRYGYSSIGGVVGCTHSDEAKNIRESLNNLFFLIPGYGAQGGTAEDVARYLKHGNGGIVNSSRGILLAYKKHNMENEFDIYAREEVLSMREAINNAVKAYEG; from the coding sequence ATGATAATTGATAAATTATATGAATCAGTATCAGAGAAAGGCGTAGTTTGTGTGGGGCTAGATACTTCAATTGAATATATACCTGAAAATATTATAAAAAAATATATGAAAATATCTGATTCAATATTTGAATTTAACAGAAGAATAATAGATGCTACTTACGATATTTCAGCATGTTTTAAGATACAGATTGCATACTACGAGGCCTTAGGTATAGATGGATTAATTGCCTACAAAAAAACAATTCAATATATTAAAAGCAAAGGCTGCTTAGTAATAGCAGATATAAAAAAAGGAGATATTTCAAAAACAGCTGAGATGTATGCAAAAGCTCACCTTGAAGGAGATTTCGAAAGCGATTTCATAACATTAAGTCCTTATATGGGAATGGACAGCATAAAACCATATCTAAACTATGTCAGAGAAAAAGAAAAAGGGTTATTTATTCTCATCAGAACTTCAAACGAGGGTGCTCATGATATCCAGTATATTAAGGATTACAACAATAATCCAGTCTATAAGACTGTAGGTGAAAAAATTAAAAACCTAGGAAGTGAATATTTAGGAAGATATGGCTATAGTTCCATAGGAGGAGTTGTAGGGTGTACTCATTCAGATGAGGCTAAGAATATTAGAGAAAGTCTAAATAATCTGTTCTTTCTCATACCCGGGTATGGAGCTCAGGGAGGAACAGCTGAGGATGTGGCGAGATATTTGAAGCATGGAAACGGAGGCATAGTAAATTCCTCTAGAGGTATTCTCCTTGCCTATAAAAAGCATAATATGGAGAATGAATTTGATATCTATGCTAGAGAAGAAGTGTTATCTATGAGGGAGGCCATAAATAATGCAGTCAAAGCATATGAAGGCTAG
- the pyrB gene encoding aspartate carbamoyltransferase, whose product MLTGRHLIEPMDFTNDELKEIFDLADEMINAPKEYAHICDGKILATMFFEPSTRTRLSFEAAMLRLGGRVIGFSEPNSSSVAKGESIADTIRTIGCYADIAVMRHPKEGAPKLASLHSNIPLINAGDGGHHHPTQTLTDLLTIRSIKKRLSNLTIGLCGDLKFGRTVHSLIKAMSRYENNKFVLISPSELHIPEYIRKEILEKNNISFIEAEKIEDYMGELDILYMTRVQRERFFNEEDYVRLKDSYILNAEKMLQAKTDMIVMHPLPRVNEISYEVDSDPRACYFKQARYGMFARMALMSKLLGVDK is encoded by the coding sequence ATGTTAACAGGAAGACATTTAATTGAACCCATGGATTTTACAAATGATGAGCTTAAAGAGATATTTGATTTAGCAGATGAAATGATTAATGCTCCTAAAGAATATGCCCATATATGTGATGGGAAAATACTAGCAACTATGTTCTTTGAGCCAAGCACGAGAACTAGATTAAGCTTCGAGGCTGCAATGCTAAGATTAGGAGGAAGAGTAATAGGCTTTTCAGAGCCTAACTCAAGCTCAGTTGCAAAAGGAGAAAGCATAGCAGATACTATCAGAACAATTGGCTGCTATGCAGATATAGCAGTTATGAGACATCCCAAAGAAGGAGCACCAAAGCTTGCTTCATTACATTCAAATATCCCATTAATTAATGCAGGTGATGGAGGACACCATCATCCAACTCAGACATTAACCGATCTTCTTACCATTAGAAGCATAAAAAAACGCCTTTCAAATTTAACCATAGGACTATGTGGAGATCTTAAATTTGGAAGGACAGTTCATTCACTTATCAAAGCAATGTCAAGGTATGAAAACAACAAATTCGTATTGATATCCCCTTCAGAATTGCATATTCCAGAATATATAAGAAAAGAAATACTAGAAAAAAATAATATCTCCTTTATAGAAGCAGAAAAAATAGAAGATTATATGGGCGAGCTAGACATTCTCTACATGACAAGAGTACAGAGAGAAAGATTCTTTAATGAAGAAGATTACGTAAGGCTTAAGGACAGTTATATTTTAAATGCTGAAAAGATGCTTCAAGCAAAGACTGATATGATTGTCATGCACCCCCTTCCAAGAGTCAACGAAATTTCATATGAGGTTGATAGTGACCCTAGAGCCTGCTATTTTAAACAGGCTAGGTATGGCATGTTTGCAAGGATGGCTCTTATGTCAAAACTTTTGGGGGTGGATAAATAA
- a CDS encoding methionine ABC transporter ATP-binding protein, producing the protein MIDIKNVSKVYKSKSSDVEALKDINLQIDRGEIFGIIGLSGAGKSTLIRTINRLEEPTEGTIIVNGEDVTNLDKRDLRNTRKEIGMIFQHFNLLNSRTVYNNIAFPLEINSYDKQTIEKRVNELLEVVELVDKKNVYPSQLSGGQKQRVAIARALANNPKILLCDEATSALDPKTTKAILDLIRKIRKEFNLTVVLITHQMEVIKEICDRVAIIEAGKIIELNTVEEIFAKPKTNTAKAFISHIHRSDEEKIIYPKTPGSTVIRLSYLGDSAKKPIISSLIREFDIDINILSGDIDELQSTSVGSLLIQVLGDNKEIEKAFEWLKKQNIDLEVIWNG; encoded by the coding sequence ATGATTGATATTAAGAATGTAAGTAAAGTTTATAAAAGTAAGTCTTCTGATGTAGAGGCTTTAAAAGATATTAATTTACAAATAGATAGAGGAGAAATATTTGGAATAATCGGTCTCAGCGGAGCAGGAAAATCTACTCTCATAAGAACTATCAATAGGCTAGAGGAGCCAACGGAAGGCACTATTATTGTCAATGGAGAAGATGTAACTAATCTAGATAAAAGAGACCTACGAAACACAAGAAAAGAAATCGGAATGATATTTCAGCATTTTAATTTATTAAATTCAAGAACTGTATATAATAATATAGCCTTTCCTCTAGAAATAAATAGCTATGATAAGCAAACTATAGAAAAAAGAGTAAATGAATTACTAGAGGTCGTTGAGTTAGTTGATAAAAAAAATGTATATCCGTCGCAGCTAAGCGGAGGACAAAAGCAAAGAGTTGCCATAGCCCGTGCACTTGCCAACAATCCAAAGATACTTCTATGTGATGAGGCTACATCAGCTCTAGATCCTAAAACCACTAAGGCAATACTTGATCTAATTAGAAAAATAAGAAAAGAATTCAATCTAACAGTAGTTCTTATAACTCACCAGATGGAGGTTATAAAAGAAATATGTGATAGAGTAGCCATAATAGAGGCTGGCAAAATAATCGAACTAAATACAGTAGAAGAAATATTCGCTAAACCTAAGACTAATACTGCAAAGGCATTTATTTCTCACATTCATAGAAGTGATGAAGAAAAGATAATATATCCTAAAACCCCAGGCTCCACTGTAATTAGACTTAGCTACTTAGGCGATTCTGCTAAGAAGCCTATTATATCAAGTCTAATCAGAGAATTTGATATTGATATAAATATACTGTCTGGAGATATTGATGAATTACAATCCACTAGTGTGGGCAGCCTTTTAATTCAGGTTTTAGGTGATAATAAGGAAATAGAAAAAGCCTTTGAGTGGCTCAAAAAACAGAATATTGACCTGGAGGTGATATGGAATGGATAA
- the pyrE gene encoding orotate phosphoribosyltransferase has product MIFDILKKTEALLEGHFLLSSGKHSNRYVQCAKVLQYPKEAEKILKIVVEQLKDMDIDIVLGPAMGGVIVAYEIGRQLGKKAIFTERDKINDEMVLRRGFEIKKGDRVLISEDVVTTGKSALEATDVVKKLGGEVVGIACIADRSKGKLQYPVYSAVRLDIESYESDDCPLCKERIPFIKPGSREKI; this is encoded by the coding sequence ATGATATTTGACATTTTGAAAAAAACAGAAGCTTTATTAGAGGGTCATTTTTTATTATCGTCAGGTAAGCACAGCAACAGATATGTTCAATGTGCCAAGGTTCTTCAATATCCAAAAGAGGCTGAAAAGATACTAAAAATAGTGGTGGAGCAATTGAAGGATATGGATATAGATATTGTGCTGGGACCCGCAATGGGTGGAGTAATAGTAGCTTATGAAATTGGGAGACAGCTAGGGAAAAAAGCCATATTTACAGAGAGAGACAAGATAAATGATGAAATGGTTCTAAGAAGAGGTTTTGAAATAAAAAAAGGCGATAGGGTCTTAATATCTGAAGATGTAGTGACTACAGGAAAATCTGCCCTAGAAGCCACAGATGTGGTTAAAAAATTAGGAGGAGAGGTAGTTGGGATTGCATGTATAGCTGATCGAAGCAAGGGGAAATTACAGTATCCGGTCTATAGTGCAGTAAGGTTAGATATAGAAAGCTATGAAAGTGATGATTGCCCACTATGTAAAGAGAGGATTCCATTTATTAAGCCCGGCAGTAGGGAAAAAATCTAA
- a CDS encoding DegV family protein produces MSKVKIFADSTCDLSRDLIKSNDISIVPLYVGFDENTYKDGIEITTKELYAKVEEYDKLPKTSAPSPLDFINAFKPFVKEGKDILYIGLSSNLSSTLQNAKIAASEFSDAKIEIVDSFNLSTGVGLLVMKAVDLAKENLGVEEIAKRIRGLVPMIETAFVPDTLDYLHKGGRCSSLQALMGSVLRIRPIIKVVDGGMIVGQKARGKREKILETMLENAIKDKDNMDKKRIFVTHAEGLEDAMFLKNKLEESLDVEEIIITDAGCVISSHCGPNTVGILYILN; encoded by the coding sequence GTGAGTAAGGTAAAAATATTTGCTGACAGCACTTGTGATTTAAGCAGGGACCTTATCAAATCAAATGATATTTCTATTGTCCCTCTATATGTTGGCTTTGATGAAAATACATACAAGGATGGAATTGAAATCACAACTAAAGAGCTATATGCTAAGGTAGAAGAGTATGATAAGCTTCCTAAAACCTCTGCTCCATCACCATTAGACTTTATCAATGCTTTTAAACCGTTTGTTAAAGAAGGAAAGGACATACTCTATATAGGGCTTTCATCTAATCTATCATCAACATTACAAAATGCAAAAATAGCCGCTTCTGAGTTTTCAGATGCTAAAATTGAAATTGTGGACTCATTTAATTTATCTACTGGTGTAGGACTTCTTGTAATGAAGGCAGTAGATTTAGCAAAAGAAAATCTAGGTGTGGAAGAAATAGCGAAAAGAATACGAGGATTAGTACCTATGATAGAAACAGCTTTTGTACCAGATACACTAGACTATCTGCACAAGGGTGGAAGATGCTCATCTCTTCAAGCTTTGATGGGAAGTGTCTTAAGAATCAGACCAATTATAAAGGTAGTAGATGGTGGAATGATTGTTGGGCAAAAAGCAAGAGGAAAAAGAGAAAAAATTCTTGAAACAATGCTTGAAAATGCTATTAAAGACAAGGATAACATGGATAAAAAAAGGATTTTTGTAACCCATGCTGAAGGTCTTGAAGACGCCATGTTTTTAAAGAATAAGTTAGAAGAAAGCTTAGATGTTGAAGAAATTATAATTACTGATGCTGGCTGCGTAATATCCAGCCATTGTGGGCCTAATACTGTTGGAATATTATATATTTTAAACTAA